One Candidatus Aminicenantes bacterium genomic window, ACGACGGAATTGCCGCTGACACGATTGAGTAATTCTTTTTCTTCCGGCGAATTGTAAACGATAGCCGCCGGCAGGTTGAAATACTCCTTGAACAAGTTCAGATAGACCACCTGGTCGTGTTCGGCCGTCGGCACCAATATAGCTTTGCCGGCCAGCCGTTTCACCCCCCAATAGGAATGGTAATAGCGGTACGAAAAAAAAATGAAATAGGCGAACTCGCCTTCACGCCGCTCCAGCTCCTGGATCAATCCGGGGACCAGGGGCCCTTCCTCTTCCAGCCAGCGCAACTCGTCGGCCGGCGAATGCTCTTCATTAAAAACGACATTCTGTATCTGGCCAAAAGCCTGCGGATCGCGGGGCTTGTCTACGCGGAAACGGTTGACCACGATCCCGTTCAGCGTTTCCAGCTGCTTTTCATAAAAATGATCCCAGGTAATATAATCGTAGGCCGTGGTGGTAAAAACCTCAACCGTGAAATACCGCGCCAATTTTTCGGCGATCAGGCGGGCGTGGTATTCGGCGCCGCCGCTGATCTCCAATCCGTAGCGCTGCACCACAATGGCGATTTTACTCGACATATCCGCATTATATAACATCGAGCCGGCTTTGCAAATTGAATTTGCACCGATAATCTGCTACTTTAGCCCTGCATGAATAAAGGAGTTCGCTTGGAGCAAATCTTTAAAATCGCATGGCGGGCAGCCCGGAAGGCCGGGGAAGTGATCGGCGATAATTTTCAAAAACTGCAGCATGAGGATATCCGCAGCAAGGGAAAAAACGACTTTGTCACCCGCGTCGACCGCGAAGCCGAGGCGGCCATCAAGGAGATCATCTTGGACGAGTTCCCCGGCCACCGCATACTGGCCGAGGAGGGGGGTTTGTCGGCGCATAAGGGGGAATTCCTCTGGGTCATCGATCCGCTGGACGGGACGACCAATTTCATCCAGGGCATCGCCCACTTCTCCGTCTCGCTGGCCCTGATGAAAAACAGCTCGGTCATTTTCGGTTTGATATACGACCCCATTCTCCTTGAGTGTTTTCATGCCGCTGCGGGCCAGGGCGCTTTTATGAACGATGCGCCGATCATGGTCAGCAAAATTAAGCTGATGAGTTCTGCTTTCGGCGCCACCGGTTTCCCCTTCAAAGCCCCCCATTTGCTGACGCCCTATGCCGATGTTTTTAAAATCCTGATGCCGCAATGCCAGGATCTGCGCCGCTGCGGCTCGGCCGCGCTGGACCTGGCC contains:
- a CDS encoding inositol monophosphatase family protein; the encoded protein is MEQIFKIAWRAARKAGEVIGDNFQKLQHEDIRSKGKNDFVTRVDREAEAAIKEIILDEFPGHRILAEEGGLSAHKGEFLWVIDPLDGTTNFIQGIAHFSVSLALMKNSSVIFGLIYDPILLECFHAAAGQGAFMNDAPIMVSKIKLMSSAFGATGFPFKAPHLLTPYADVFKILMPQCQDLRRCGSAALDLAYVACGRYDFFWESHLLPWDFMAGKLIVEEAGGTTSDFSGKELPLQTSSVLAANRHLHPMLLDLIGPYFSQPEFYSSR